A single Gemmatimonadota bacterium DNA region contains:
- a CDS encoding long-chain fatty acid--CoA ligase yields MAERGSAPRLDALLARAALSEPSRDAVIYGGTAWSYAEVYDRARRLAGALTTLGVEKGDRVAYWAPNRPEFVEVLFGVPMLGAITSPLDHWWTWNDALVALEQIRPKVLIVGPSQAAAIKGCGTALEAAGVNCVLSLEDTYPTHLARATPLDSLTPVVPADPAVVFFTSGSTGRSKGAVHTHGSLLAAALTMGLELSLRDGERTLHFLPLFSSCMEHLIPLTLVRATHIILPEFNAPAVWEATRIWEVTHFDAVPTTLRRLLEVAPTAIPPSLRTISYASETMPAPLIAALIERMPGVAFVQFYGMMEHLCLTVMSPSDQIRKIGTVGRPMTGARLYLLTPDGGVPGPQESGEIVAESPTLFAGYWQDKSATAQVMRGGGMRTGDIGRFDEEGFLILEGRIKEMIKTGGITVIPTEIENVLLTHPHVSEAAVVGVPDDRWGEAVHAFVTLSPGATTLAVELMSFCHERLAGYKRPKVIHIMPDLPRTGIGKIARRQLRDQVFASRSA; encoded by the coding sequence ATGGCGGAACGCGGTAGCGCGCCGCGGCTGGATGCCCTGCTGGCGCGCGCGGCGCTGTCCGAACCGAGCCGCGACGCGGTAATCTACGGCGGTACCGCGTGGAGCTACGCCGAGGTCTACGATCGGGCCCGCCGCCTGGCGGGGGCGCTGACGACGCTCGGCGTCGAGAAGGGCGACCGGGTCGCCTATTGGGCCCCGAACCGGCCGGAGTTCGTGGAGGTGCTATTCGGGGTTCCGATGTTAGGCGCGATCACCTCGCCGCTGGATCACTGGTGGACCTGGAATGACGCGTTGGTCGCGCTCGAGCAGATTCGTCCGAAGGTCCTGATCGTCGGGCCATCCCAGGCCGCCGCGATCAAGGGGTGCGGGACCGCACTCGAGGCCGCCGGCGTTAACTGCGTGCTTTCTCTCGAAGATACCTACCCGACCCACTTGGCCCGGGCGACGCCGCTCGATTCGCTGACGCCGGTCGTTCCAGCTGATCCCGCCGTCGTTTTCTTTACCTCGGGCTCGACCGGACGCTCCAAAGGGGCGGTGCATACGCACGGGAGCCTGCTGGCGGCGGCCCTGACCATGGGCCTCGAGCTCAGCCTCCGGGACGGCGAACGCACGCTCCATTTCCTCCCGCTGTTCTCGTCGTGCATGGAGCACCTGATTCCGCTGACGCTGGTGCGCGCGACCCATATCATCCTACCGGAGTTCAACGCACCCGCCGTATGGGAGGCCACCCGGATCTGGGAGGTCACTCACTTCGACGCGGTGCCGACGACCCTTCGCCGCCTCCTGGAGGTCGCTCCAACCGCCATCCCGCCATCGCTGCGGACGATTTCTTATGCGTCGGAAACGATGCCGGCACCGCTGATTGCCGCCTTGATCGAGCGGATGCCCGGCGTCGCATTCGTTCAGTTCTACGGCATGATGGAACACCTCTGCCTCACGGTCATGAGCCCGTCCGATCAGATCCGAAAGATCGGCACCGTGGGCCGCCCCATGACCGGTGCTCGACTCTATCTGCTCACCCCGGATGGCGGCGTGCCGGGGCCGCAGGAATCCGGCGAGATCGTCGCCGAGAGCCCGACCTTGTTTGCCGGCTATTGGCAGGACAAGTCGGCCACGGCGCAGGTCATGCGAGGGGGCGGGATGCGAACCGGTGATATCGGTCGGTTTGACGAGGAGGGGTTCCTGATCCTCGAGGGCCGGATCAAAGAGATGATCAAGACTGGCGGCATCACGGTCATTCCGACCGAGATCGAGAACGTGCTGTTGACCCATCCGCACGTGAGCGAGGCGGCCGTGGTCGGGGTTCCCGACGACCGGTGGGGCGAGGCGGTTCACGCGTTCGTGACGCTGTCGCCAGGCGCCACCACGCTCGCGGTCGAGTTGATGTCGTTTTGCCACGAGCGACTCGCCGGCTACAAGCGCCCCAAAGTGATTCATATCATGCCGGACCTACCGAGGACGGGGATCGGCAAGATTGCCCGGCGCCAGCTCCGGGATCAGGTCTTCGCTTCGAGGTCGGCCTAA
- a CDS encoding cobalamin B12-binding domain-containing protein — MKQQPLRVVVAKPGLDGHDRGAKIIARAFRDAGMEVIYTGIFQTAEMITRTVVEEDADVLGLSILSGAHLHFADEICRAIRAQAVKDVLVVMGGILPPPDIPKVKAFGVAEVFGPGTPTAKIVEYVRQWQASR; from the coding sequence ATGAAGCAACAGCCGTTACGTGTCGTGGTGGCAAAGCCGGGACTCGATGGGCATGACCGGGGCGCGAAGATCATTGCCCGAGCCTTCCGTGACGCCGGCATGGAAGTGATCTATACCGGAATCTTCCAGACCGCCGAGATGATCACCCGCACGGTGGTGGAAGAGGACGCTGACGTGCTGGGCTTAAGCATCCTGTCGGGAGCCCACTTGCACTTCGCCGACGAGATCTGTCGCGCCATTCGCGCCCAGGCGGTCAAGGACGTGCTGGTCGTGATGGGCGGGATCCTTCCGCCACCCGACATTCCGAAGGTCAAGGCGTTTGGCGTGGCCGAGGTGTTCGGCCCGGGCACCCCGACGGCCAAGATCGTCGAATACGTTCGGCAGTGGCAGGCCAGCCGGTGA
- a CDS encoding CocE/NonD family hydrolase yields the protein MSPQHIRSFALGLVAAAGLSAVATPARAAVSQTFNDVPKAFKNKVPDLAYAKRIVLIPMRDGVKLHTIIMIPKGAKNAAIVLERTPYEASATPDYLVQAGYIRVHQDVRGKYGSEGDYVMTRPPRGPSNPTSVDHATDAWDTIDWLVKNTPETNGHVGMIGGSYDGFTAVMALLEPHPALKAVVPQGPVVDAWMGDDWFHYGAFRNLMLGYIQMQTGQRGAGAVTLSDSYDKYDELLRVGSTGDYARVHGLEQLPWVVRTMAHPAYDEYWESQALDKLLVARAPRAVATLWTQGLWDQEDMWGANHAWLALKAAGRQANNWLVLGPWNHIQVHGDGWALGPFRWNGNTAIQYRRDILMPFFDEHLRGGPPAKLAPVTVFNTGEDRWERFESWPTVCERGCAGGMTPLYTTTGFSLSFEQPTVSDGGDPYISDPAKPVPFMPRPVRDPFGSMTSETLGSSYDPWSKWLVQDQRFVDGRPDVLAYETAVLTEPVRVQGIPVADIRAMTTGSDGDFVVKLIDVYPAQMPAQPQLGGYQLPISMDIFRGRYRESFSNPTAIPANTAQRYRFDLPNVNHVFKPGHRIMVQIQSTLFPLYDRNPQTFVPNIFFAKPADYRKAEITILRSKAQPTAVWLPVVH from the coding sequence ATGAGCCCGCAGCACATCCGATCCTTCGCCCTGGGCCTCGTCGCGGCCGCCGGCCTCAGCGCGGTGGCGACACCGGCGCGCGCGGCAGTGAGCCAGACCTTCAACGATGTCCCCAAGGCCTTCAAGAACAAGGTTCCCGATCTGGCCTACGCCAAGCGGATCGTCTTGATTCCGATGCGCGACGGGGTGAAGCTCCACACGATCATCATGATCCCCAAGGGCGCCAAGAATGCCGCCATCGTATTGGAGCGGACGCCCTACGAGGCCTCGGCCACCCCTGACTACCTCGTGCAGGCGGGCTACATCCGGGTCCACCAAGATGTCCGCGGCAAATACGGATCCGAAGGCGACTACGTGATGACCCGTCCCCCGCGCGGGCCGTCGAATCCCACGTCCGTGGACCACGCGACCGACGCTTGGGACACCATTGACTGGTTGGTGAAGAACACCCCGGAAACGAATGGCCACGTGGGTATGATCGGCGGGTCCTACGACGGGTTTACGGCCGTTATGGCCCTTCTCGAGCCGCATCCGGCGCTCAAGGCCGTGGTACCGCAGGGTCCGGTGGTCGATGCGTGGATGGGGGATGATTGGTTTCACTACGGGGCCTTTCGTAACCTCATGCTCGGCTATATCCAGATGCAGACCGGGCAGCGCGGCGCGGGCGCGGTGACGCTGAGCGACAGTTACGACAAGTATGATGAACTGTTGCGGGTGGGCTCGACCGGTGACTATGCGCGGGTCCACGGCCTCGAGCAGCTACCCTGGGTGGTCCGCACCATGGCCCATCCGGCCTACGACGAGTACTGGGAGAGTCAGGCGCTCGACAAGCTGCTCGTTGCCCGAGCGCCGAGAGCAGTCGCCACGCTCTGGACGCAGGGTCTCTGGGATCAAGAAGACATGTGGGGCGCCAATCACGCATGGCTGGCCCTGAAGGCGGCCGGTCGCCAGGCCAACAATTGGCTGGTGCTGGGCCCGTGGAATCACATCCAGGTCCACGGCGACGGTTGGGCCCTCGGCCCGTTCCGCTGGAACGGCAACACCGCAATCCAATATCGCCGCGACATCCTGATGCCCTTCTTCGACGAGCACCTCCGCGGCGGGCCTCCGGCCAAGCTGGCGCCGGTGACGGTGTTCAACACGGGGGAGGACCGGTGGGAACGGTTTGAGAGTTGGCCCACCGTGTGTGAGCGCGGCTGCGCCGGCGGGATGACGCCGTTATACACCACTACCGGCTTCAGTTTGTCCTTCGAGCAGCCCACCGTCTCGGACGGCGGCGATCCGTACATCAGCGATCCCGCGAAACCCGTCCCCTTCATGCCCCGGCCGGTGCGCGATCCCTTTGGCAGCATGACATCGGAAACGCTGGGCTCCTCCTATGACCCCTGGAGCAAATGGCTGGTGCAAGACCAGCGCTTCGTGGACGGCCGTCCCGATGTGCTGGCGTATGAGACGGCGGTGCTGACCGAGCCGGTCCGGGTCCAAGGCATTCCGGTGGCCGATATCCGCGCGATGACCACGGGCAGCGACGGCGACTTCGTCGTCAAGCTGATCGATGTCTACCCGGCCCAAATGCCCGCCCAACCTCAGCTGGGCGGATATCAGCTGCCAATTTCCATGGACATTTTCCGGGGCCGGTACCGGGAAAGCTTTTCGAATCCGACCGCCATCCCGGCCAATACGGCGCAGCGCTATCGATTCGACTTGCCCAACGTGAACCACGTCTTCAAGCCCGGGCATCGGATCATGGTGCAGATCCAGTCGACCCTGTTCCCGTTGTATGACCGCAATCCGCAGACTTTCGTGCCGAACATCTTCTTTGCCAAGCCGGCGGACTACCGGAAGGCGGAAATCACGATTCTCCGCTCCAAGGCCCAGCCGACCGCCGTGTGGTTACCCGTCGTGCACTAG
- a CDS encoding ABC transporter ATP-binding protein: MLQIDKLTHVYPNGTRALDSVSIDVPRGMFGLLGPNGAGKSTLMRCIASLQVPTSGAIRFDSIDVLATPDLLRRTLGYLPQDFGVYPRVSAYEMLDHLAVLKGYGARGERREVVEALLHQVNLFDVRQKALAGFSGGMRQRFGIAQALIGQPQLLIVDEPTAGLDPEESNRFLNLLAETAENIVVILSTHIVQDVTDLCQRLAIIAGGRIVRAGAPLDLIAELRGRVWRKAIGKSELESHRAAHEVIATRLFGGRTLIHVLADEHPGEGFEPAEGGLEDVYFSTLSPKRRAA, from the coding sequence ATGCTCCAGATCGACAAGCTCACCCACGTCTATCCGAACGGCACCCGTGCGCTCGACTCGGTGTCGATCGATGTCCCGCGCGGCATGTTCGGGCTCCTCGGCCCAAATGGCGCCGGCAAGTCGACGCTGATGCGCTGCATCGCCAGCTTGCAGGTGCCCACGTCGGGGGCGATCCGCTTCGACTCGATCGATGTCCTCGCGACACCCGACCTGCTGCGGCGCACCCTCGGCTACTTGCCCCAGGACTTTGGCGTCTACCCACGGGTCTCGGCCTACGAGATGCTCGATCATCTGGCCGTGCTCAAAGGCTATGGAGCCCGGGGGGAGCGGCGCGAGGTCGTTGAAGCGCTGCTGCACCAGGTCAACCTGTTCGATGTGCGGCAGAAGGCGCTGGCCGGCTTTTCCGGCGGCATGCGGCAGCGCTTTGGCATCGCCCAGGCCCTGATCGGCCAGCCGCAGCTCCTCATCGTCGATGAGCCGACGGCGGGTCTCGATCCGGAAGAAAGCAACCGGTTCTTGAACCTGCTCGCCGAGACCGCCGAAAACATCGTGGTGATCCTCTCGACCCACATCGTGCAGGACGTGACGGACCTGTGCCAGCGGCTCGCGATCATCGCCGGCGGTCGCATCGTGCGCGCAGGCGCACCTCTCGATCTCATCGCGGAGCTCCGGGGCCGGGTCTGGCGCAAGGCGATCGGGAAGTCCGAGCTCGAATCGCACCGGGCGGCCCACGAGGTCATCGCCACCCGGCTGTTTGGCGGCCGCACCCTGATCCACGTGCTGGCGGACGAGCATCCCGGCGAGGGCTTCGAGCCCGCTGAAGGCGGGCTCGAGGACGTGTACTTCTCGACGCTGTCGCCCAAGCGCCGCGCGGCTTGA
- a CDS encoding 3-aminobutyryl-CoA ammonia lyase: MESLIRLRMSTADGHYAGGLVDGARILQLFGDAVTEVLIRHDGDEGLMRAMQSEFLVPVRSGDYLEVRATLRAVGTTSRTFECTAYKIIELADPSDSAANVLAEPALVVKATAIAVVPAGRQRVVRR; the protein is encoded by the coding sequence ATGGAGAGTCTGATTCGGCTCCGGATGTCCACGGCCGACGGTCACTATGCCGGTGGCTTGGTGGATGGCGCGCGCATTCTTCAGCTGTTCGGAGACGCAGTGACGGAGGTGCTCATTCGGCACGATGGCGACGAAGGGCTGATGCGCGCGATGCAGAGCGAGTTTCTCGTCCCCGTGCGGAGCGGGGACTACCTCGAAGTCCGGGCCACGCTTCGGGCGGTCGGCACCACCTCGCGGACCTTTGAGTGCACCGCCTACAAGATCATCGAATTGGCCGACCCGTCCGATTCAGCCGCCAACGTGCTGGCAGAGCCGGCGCTGGTGGTCAAGGCCACCGCCATCGCCGTGGTGCCCGCTGGCAGGCAGCGCGTGGTTAGGCGATGA
- the meaB gene encoding methylmalonyl Co-A mutase-associated GTPase MeaB, whose amino-acid sequence MNDVGQLLEGARQGRIAYIARLLSIVENEEPEAADIIRATYAQTGRAIVVGFTGPPGTGKSTLVSAMTAGYRQTAERVAVVAVDPSSPYTGGAILGDRIRMRDRYLDAGVFIRSMANRGTSGGLARATKRVVGLLDALGFDVVLVETVGVGQQEIEVSRVVDTVCLLTIPGAGDDIQAIKAGIMEIADVLVVNKADRPGADETVRDLTQMLTLGASRLAWKPPVVKTSAKDGTGIEDLMAAIDKHRAWAAESGEARRRHADAMRNEIQILLQERVLRDLALRLGTQQLDDAVLQVVDKTCDPYEAVEALLKVT is encoded by the coding sequence ATGAACGACGTCGGGCAGCTGCTCGAGGGCGCCCGGCAGGGCCGGATCGCGTATATCGCGAGGCTCCTGTCCATCGTCGAGAACGAGGAGCCCGAAGCGGCCGACATCATCCGGGCGACCTACGCGCAAACGGGCCGCGCCATCGTGGTCGGGTTCACCGGGCCTCCTGGGACCGGAAAGAGTACCCTCGTCTCGGCGATGACGGCGGGGTACCGACAAACGGCTGAGCGCGTCGCGGTCGTGGCCGTGGATCCGTCGAGCCCGTACACCGGCGGCGCCATTCTCGGCGATCGGATCCGGATGCGGGATCGCTACCTGGATGCGGGTGTGTTCATTCGGAGCATGGCGAACCGGGGCACATCCGGAGGCCTGGCGCGGGCAACGAAGCGAGTCGTCGGCCTGCTCGATGCGCTGGGTTTCGATGTCGTCTTGGTCGAGACCGTCGGGGTTGGACAGCAGGAGATCGAGGTGTCACGGGTCGTTGATACCGTCTGCCTGCTGACGATTCCAGGCGCGGGCGACGACATCCAGGCGATCAAAGCCGGCATCATGGAAATTGCCGATGTCTTGGTGGTCAACAAAGCCGATCGGCCCGGCGCGGACGAGACCGTCAGGGACCTGACGCAGATGCTGACCCTCGGTGCCTCACGGCTCGCGTGGAAGCCACCCGTGGTCAAGACCTCGGCGAAGGACGGAACCGGCATCGAGGACCTGATGGCCGCGATCGACAAGCATCGGGCCTGGGCCGCGGAGAGTGGCGAGGCGCGCCGGCGCCATGCGGACGCGATGCGGAATGAAATCCAGATCCTCCTCCAGGAGCGGGTCCTCCGGGATTTGGCGCTTCGGTTGGGCACGCAGCAGCTGGACGACGCGGTGCTGCAAGTCGTGGACAAGACCTGTGATCCATACGAAGCGGTCGAGGCACTACTGAAGGTCACCTGA
- a CDS encoding thiamine pyrophosphate-binding protein translates to MSARPATVAATIARFIAGQGVGRVYTLPGSHVKPICSELARLGIRIVSARHECAAVHMAHAEADLTGRIGIALVTAGPGLTNAVTGIASAYLSRTPLLVMSARVPDPQAGMGALEEVPQADLVRPVCRYVREISEARHVLPGLHMAATIALGSDGPPGPGYVDFAPNLLAQEMPDWYLDRHWFMPVVRPARLPHHDSIALAAQLLRSSRRPLAIGGRGALGAGAVLERFLQASGCLYLDTRESRGVVPPDNPHAVPALRARAMAEADLVITLGRRLDFELAYGSGAVFSESARFIRIGRSAEELSENRCGDVAVCADVDRALEALANSGARPAEADTAWKDELIAANVEKTRIKTPSLTTRPPGADGRMHPLTLIEAINRIIDSDTICIVDGGDILSFARIGLRTWTYLDLGPFGCLGSGVPYAVASALAFPSRRTIALIGDGAFGFGAMEVETAVRTSARALFVVANNDAWNIERQDQLMKYPDQDLGTELSPCRYDLLARSLGAHGERVERAVDLADALERGLANLPAVIDVAVTRDAVSPDTRSGLANVPPLHATQSWDDAERRMLERPPLG, encoded by the coding sequence ATGTCTGCTCGACCTGCGACGGTCGCTGCGACGATAGCCCGCTTCATCGCAGGACAAGGCGTCGGCCGGGTCTACACGTTGCCCGGCTCGCATGTGAAGCCGATCTGCAGTGAGTTGGCCCGGCTTGGAATTCGCATCGTCTCGGCGCGACACGAATGCGCCGCGGTCCACATGGCGCACGCTGAAGCAGACCTCACCGGACGAATCGGGATCGCTTTGGTGACGGCCGGACCGGGCCTTACCAATGCCGTCACGGGAATCGCGAGCGCCTATCTGTCGCGGACGCCGCTCCTGGTCATGTCGGCGCGGGTACCCGATCCGCAGGCGGGCATGGGAGCCCTCGAGGAGGTTCCGCAGGCTGACCTCGTACGTCCGGTGTGCCGTTACGTTCGGGAAATCTCCGAGGCGCGTCACGTACTGCCCGGCCTGCACATGGCCGCGACGATCGCGTTGGGCAGCGACGGACCACCGGGACCCGGGTACGTCGACTTCGCCCCGAACCTCCTCGCGCAGGAGATGCCGGACTGGTATCTCGACCGGCATTGGTTCATGCCGGTGGTCCGCCCTGCCCGCTTGCCTCACCATGATAGCATCGCGCTTGCCGCGCAACTTCTTCGCAGTAGTCGGCGGCCGCTCGCAATCGGCGGCCGGGGAGCGCTGGGAGCTGGAGCGGTGTTAGAGAGGTTCCTGCAGGCCTCCGGGTGCCTGTATTTGGACACCAGAGAGAGCCGCGGTGTGGTCCCTCCGGACAACCCTCACGCCGTACCCGCGCTGCGGGCCCGCGCGATGGCCGAAGCGGACTTGGTGATTACCCTTGGCAGACGCCTGGATTTCGAGCTCGCCTACGGCTCGGGTGCTGTCTTCTCCGAATCCGCGCGCTTCATTCGAATCGGTCGCAGTGCGGAGGAGCTGTCTGAGAACCGATGTGGCGACGTCGCCGTCTGCGCCGACGTGGACCGAGCCCTGGAGGCTCTCGCGAATTCCGGCGCTAGACCGGCGGAGGCCGATACGGCCTGGAAGGATGAGCTTATCGCTGCGAACGTCGAGAAGACGCGCATCAAGACGCCGAGCCTGACCACGCGGCCGCCGGGCGCCGACGGGCGGATGCATCCGCTGACGCTCATCGAGGCGATCAACCGAATCATTGACAGCGACACGATCTGCATCGTGGACGGCGGAGACATCCTGTCGTTCGCTCGGATTGGGCTTCGGACGTGGACCTATCTTGACCTGGGGCCGTTTGGATGTCTGGGGTCAGGGGTACCGTACGCCGTGGCTTCCGCTCTGGCGTTCCCTTCTCGGAGGACCATTGCCCTGATCGGCGACGGGGCATTCGGGTTTGGCGCGATGGAAGTCGAAACCGCAGTACGCACGAGCGCTCGGGCGCTCTTCGTGGTCGCGAACAACGACGCCTGGAACATCGAACGCCAAGATCAACTGATGAAGTATCCGGACCAGGATCTCGGGACTGAGCTATCGCCGTGCCGCTACGATCTGCTCGCCAGGTCGCTGGGGGCCCACGGGGAGCGCGTGGAGCGGGCCGTGGACCTGGCGGACGCGCTCGAGCGAGGCCTTGCCAACCTGCCGGCGGTCATCGATGTCGCGGTGACCCGCGATGCCGTGTCACCCGATACGAGGAGTGGACTGGCAAACGTCCCGCCGCTTCACGCAACCCAGTCCTGGGACGACGCGGAGCGACGGATGTTGGAGCGGCCTCCGCTCGGATGA
- a CDS encoding methylmalonyl-CoA mutase has protein sequence MSQPPEPKSHGEASTDAATWKRTTLAASLDRLPKRKEAFTTLSGLPIDDVYTAADVPSGDAAKVIGLPGEYPFTRGVHATMHRARPWTLRQVAGFGTAEDTNGRYKYLLAHGETGLSTDFDLPTLLGYDSDHPIAVPEIGKIGVAVDTIDDVRLLMADIPLDEVSTSYTVNASAFVLIGMYQQVCQEQGVAKEKITGTCQNDILKEYTAQNEYIYPPAQAVRLVVDTMEYAAKTMPRYNPVSVSGYHIRDAGANAVQELAFTLAAGHCYVTEAVTRGLSADAVAPRISFFWNIQNDFFEEICKLRASRRLWARIMRDWVGTKDPRSWMMRAHCQTSGVSLTAQQPDNNIARTAIQALAAILGGTQSLHTNSKDEAFQIPSEGAIKIAVRTQQILALETRVADVVDPLGGSYYVENLTNRLEEEAEALIRQVLDRGGMVQSIEDGFIQRHIADSAAAFQHDLETQKEFMVGMNVHIDPEEALPFDPFELDPGLGERQIKRTQGIRRSRGQAETTSALKDIKQAATSGDNVMPAVARAVKAQATVGEMCDVLREVFGTYRGPIVY, from the coding sequence ATGAGCCAACCGCCCGAGCCGAAGTCGCACGGTGAGGCATCGACCGATGCCGCGACCTGGAAGCGCACCACCCTCGCCGCGAGTCTCGACCGGCTGCCGAAGCGGAAGGAAGCGTTCACGACGCTTTCGGGCCTTCCGATTGACGATGTCTACACGGCCGCCGATGTCCCGAGCGGCGATGCCGCCAAGGTGATCGGTCTTCCCGGTGAGTACCCGTTTACCCGCGGCGTGCACGCCACGATGCACCGCGCCCGCCCGTGGACGCTCCGCCAAGTGGCGGGGTTCGGGACCGCGGAAGACACCAACGGGCGATACAAGTACCTGCTCGCCCACGGCGAGACGGGATTGTCGACCGACTTCGATCTGCCGACGCTACTGGGCTACGACTCCGATCATCCGATTGCGGTGCCTGAAATCGGCAAGATCGGCGTGGCCGTGGACACGATCGACGATGTTCGGTTGCTGATGGCGGACATTCCGCTGGACGAGGTGTCGACCTCGTACACAGTCAATGCCTCGGCGTTCGTCCTGATCGGCATGTATCAGCAGGTCTGCCAAGAGCAAGGCGTGGCGAAGGAGAAGATCACCGGCACCTGTCAGAACGATATTCTGAAGGAGTACACCGCCCAAAACGAGTACATCTACCCGCCGGCCCAGGCGGTGCGCCTGGTCGTCGACACGATGGAGTATGCGGCCAAGACGATGCCGCGCTACAACCCGGTGAGCGTCTCGGGCTATCACATCCGCGATGCGGGCGCCAACGCGGTACAGGAGCTCGCCTTCACGCTCGCCGCGGGGCATTGCTACGTGACCGAGGCCGTGACACGCGGCCTATCGGCGGATGCGGTGGCGCCGCGGATTTCGTTTTTCTGGAACATCCAGAACGATTTCTTCGAGGAGATCTGCAAGCTCCGGGCATCGCGCCGGCTGTGGGCGCGGATCATGCGGGACTGGGTCGGCACCAAGGATCCGAGATCCTGGATGATGCGGGCCCATTGTCAGACCTCTGGGGTCAGCCTGACCGCGCAGCAGCCGGACAACAACATCGCGCGGACCGCGATCCAAGCGCTCGCGGCGATCCTCGGCGGGACGCAGTCGCTCCACACCAACTCGAAGGACGAGGCGTTTCAGATTCCCTCCGAGGGCGCGATCAAGATCGCGGTGCGCACCCAACAGATCCTGGCGCTCGAGACCCGGGTGGCCGACGTCGTCGATCCGCTGGGTGGCTCCTACTACGTCGAGAACCTGACGAACCGCCTCGAGGAAGAGGCCGAGGCGTTGATTCGGCAGGTCCTGGATCGCGGCGGCATGGTCCAGTCGATCGAGGACGGCTTCATCCAACGGCACATTGCCGACTCCGCGGCGGCTTTCCAGCACGATTTGGAGACCCAGAAGGAGTTCATGGTCGGGATGAACGTCCATATTGACCCCGAGGAGGCGCTGCCGTTCGACCCGTTCGAACTCGACCCGGGGCTCGGCGAACGGCAGATCAAGCGGACCCAGGGCATCCGGCGCTCGCGCGGCCAAGCCGAAACGACGAGCGCGCTTAAGGACATCAAGCAGGCCGCCACGTCCGGCGACAACGTGATGCCGGCCGTGGCGCGGGCCGTGAAAGCGCAAGCCACCGTGGGAGAGATGTGCGATGTACTCCGCGAGGTGTTCGGTACCTATCGCGGGCCCATCGTCTACTAA